The Helianthus annuus cultivar XRQ/B chromosome 11, HanXRQr2.0-SUNRISE, whole genome shotgun sequence region ATGTTGTCTGAATTTTGGGACTCTGTATATTTGATAAGCTGCTACCTTTGTATTATAGATTCACCTCTTGTTGTACATTAGCACTTTGCGTCTTAGCCATCTTTTTCAAATCTAACTCGTGGTTCTCCAACTTTTCGATAAACATGCTTAGAGAAAATCTTCATATTCTCTGATATTTTTCAGAATCATGAGATATGTTGACCAATCACCACCCTGCGGTAATGCATCAGCTAACTTATGCACTAATTCTTCTTTGTCTTTTTCGATTCTTAGCCTCCTCATTTCATTTACAAGATAACAGAATCGTTCGATTACTTGTTTTAACGATTCACCTTTTAAGATTGTAAatatatcaaatttctttttgaTCAGTGCCTTTTTGTTCTTAAGCATTTGTTTACTGCCTTCATATTTATATTTTAACGCATCCCATATTGAGTAAGATGTTCCTTTGTGTTGTGAGAGTGTGGGAACATCATCTTTTATTGATTGTTGGAAAAAAATTATCATTTTCTTCTCATTGATGAGATTATTTTTCTCAATTTGGTCAAATTGTGTTAACATTTTCTTTTGACCATCTTCTGCCATTGGTTCCATATATTCATAtatcattgagtaccaacattcCATATGATATGCTTGAATCAAATTTGCAAATCGCTTACTCCAACCATTGAATTTGTCAATACTCAACAACTTAGGCGGTTTAGTTCTTGTTCCAAGTTCATTTTCTAAACTCTAACTCTGAGCTACCCAACTAGGAGTTGTTGCAAACGCATTATAAAATTCATTCTCCATCTTGTCAATTTCTCGAACTTCATGCAAACGTACATGAAAATCAGTCAAACTAGGTCAAACAACTTCTTCATGCGAAGTAGACTTGTATGAATAGATCACTCGTGCGAGTGGACTATTTTCAAACAAACTG contains the following coding sequences:
- the LOC110888357 gene encoding uncharacterized protein LOC110888357, whose protein sequence is MAEDGQKKMLTQFDQIEKNNLINEKKMIIFFQQSIKDDVPTLSQHKGTSYSIWDALKYKYEGSKQMLKNKKALIKKKFDIFTILKGESLKQVIERFCYLVNEMRRLRIEKDKEELVHKLADALPQGGDWSTYLMILKNIREYEDFL